Within the Salinimonas marina genome, the region TGGCGGTACCCTGAGGGATGTTTTGCTTGATGAGCCTATCTTTTGGGTCAAACAGGCAGATTATCTGTATTCCACCTATGGAGCGGCGTTCATCACCATTCTTTTGTTACGCCTGAAGTCCAACTTACATGGCAATTATCTGATGATCGTCGATGCCTTCGGGTTAGGGTTATTTAATATTATCGGCATAGAAAAAGCGCTTATCGGCGAGACCGGGATGGTCATCGCCATTACCATGGGGACCACCACCGGTATTTTTGGCGGCCTGATACGTGATGTGATTTGCCGGGAGATTCCAATGGTTATGCGCGGCCAGTTGTATGCTACCGCCTGTTTAACCGGGGGCTGGTGTATGCAGGTCTGTTTTATCTGGCGGTACCCTATTCGCTGTGTATTCTGGGATCGTTAATAACCACCGTGGCGTTGCGGATGAGCGCCTTGCACTGGAACTGGGAGTTTCCTATCTTCAGACGCCAGATCGGGGATATTGATAAAGACGAGGTATAACCCCTCTTAAGGCCAGTACCGCCCCGGCCAGAGGCGCGATACCCTTAGGTTTTTCTACGTGTTGGAACCACCTTATGGGCTACGCCGTCATTCATACCCGCGCCGGCGAAGGCGTTAATGCGCCCAAAGTGCAGGTAGAGGTACATCTGGCCAATGGCTTACCGGCTTTTCATTTAGTGGGGATGGCAGAGACCTGTGTAAAAGAAGCCCGGGACCGGGTTCGCAGTGCGCTGATTAACAGCGGTTTTGAATTCCCTGCCAAACGCATCACCGTGAATCTGGCGCCGGCCACCATTCCCAAACAGGGCGGTCGCTACGATCTGGCCATCGCTCTGGGCATTTTGGTGGCCTGCGAACTGTTGCCCGAAACCGCCCTGCAAGATACCGAATTTATTGGCGAGCTTGGCCTTAATGGCGCCTTAAAAGCCGTACAAGGGGTGGTTCCGGCCCTGCTAGGCGCTCGCCAGATTGAGGCTAAGGTAGTATTTCCTGAGGCGAATTTAAGTGAAGCCGAACTTATTGACGCCTTACAGGGCTACGCCGCCGCCGACTTACTGGCGGTGTATCATCACCTGGCCGGCACCGTGTTGCTTACCAAACTGGCTGCCGCCTGCCCGGCTACTCCCCGCGGCCCTCAAGCGCTCGCCCGCTGGGATGATATCATCGGCCAACACCAGGCCAAGCGTACCCTGCTGCTGGCCGCCGCTGCCGGGCACAACATTTTGTTTGTGGGACCGCCAGGTACCGGCAAGAGTTTGCTGGCCAGTCGTTTATTGAGCTTATTACCGCCGCTATCGGTGGCAGAAGCATTAGAGGTCGCGGCCATTCATTCGGTAAAAGGGCAGCCATTACATCGGAATACCTTGTTTGAACGTCCGTTTAGGGCCCCCATCATACCTGCTCGGCGGTAGCATTAACCGGCGGCGGCAGTCAGCCCTTGCCCGGCGAAATTTCCCTGGCGCATAATGGCGTATTGTTCTTAGACGAGTTTCCGGAGTTCGGACGCCGCTCACTGGATGTGTTGCGCGAACCACTGGAAACCGGCGATATCTGCATCAGCCGGGCCCATAGTCAGGCCACGTATCCAGCGCGTTTTCAGCTGATTGCCGCCATGAACCCCAGCCCTACCGGGGATATCCATGACAACCGAAGCTCAGTCGATGCCACCTTACGCTATATCAACCGGCTGTCAGGGCCGCTCTTGGATCGGATTGACTTACAGGTGGAGGTGCCGCGCCTGCCTGATTATATTTTGTCGCCGCCCCCCACCGGCAAGTCTGACAGCGCGCTGGAAGCCTGTAAACAGGTTGCTCAGGCCCGCCGGTTGCAACAACAGCGGCAGGGCAAGCTGAACAGTCAGTTACAGGCTGATGAACTGGCCCGGGTTTGCCAGTTGCATACTAATGATCTGGAATTTTTACAACAAGCCTGCACCAGTCTGAAGTTATCCATGCGGGTGTTTCATCGTATTTTGAAGGTCGCCCGGACCATTGCCGATATTGACAACTGCGCCGGGGTAGAGCGGTCGCACCTGGCAGAAGCGCTGGGCTACCGCGCGCTTGATCGCCTTATCACTCAGTTAAGCTCCAGCTGAAGCAGGGCGTTTATCAAAGGTTCGTGACGCCGGGAATGCAGGCAGCATAACCCCAGCGCGTAAGGCGCAATATCGGCCACATTAATCTGGCTCACCTGGCCGGCCATCGTGGAATGCTCCACCACCACTTTGGGCACAAACCCCACTCCACACCCGAATGCCACCATACTGACAATCGCTTCATTGCCGCCCACCGAGGCATATACATCAGGCCGGATGCCCTGTTCGGCAAACCAGTGATAGACACTGCGCCGGGTCGGTCCATGTTCGGGCATAATCAGCTGGTGACGCCGCCAGTCGATGTGTTCAAGCTGAGTTAGTCGCCAATCGCGGGGCGCAATCAGCACCAATGGCACATTATCCAGGGCGGTAAATGATAAATCAGGGGGGAAATCAGGGGTGTGAATCGCAATACTCACATCACACTGCTGTTGTTTGACCGAATCGATGGCCCGGGCGGGATCTCCCGTGAGCAGGCGGATATCCACTCCAGGATGTTGCAACCGGAAACGTTGCAGCAGACCAGGCAGATGACTCTGACTGGCGGTCACTGAGCAAAACAAACTCAACTCGCCCTGTAAGGTCACGCTGTCATGCTGCAATTCGCTTCTTAAGGACTGCCACTCTCCCAGTACCTGTTGGCTGAACGCCAGTAGTTTGTGTCCGGCATGGGTCAGTGCCACTTTACGATTATCACGGACAAACAGGGTGGTACCACACTCTTCTTCAAGCCGCTGTATCGAACGGCTCAGGGTCGACGCAGAGACGTACATTGCCTGCGCTGTGTGGCCAAAATGCAGACTGGAGGCCAGATGAGTAAATAGCTGTAAGCTTCTAAAATCCATAATATTGCAAATTGTGAAATACAGTTTTGCGAATATATCATTTTTCAAAACAAAAAAATTCACCTAGTCTCAGGTTCTAGCGTTACACACAGATTCATCTGCACAGCGTGATACAGATGGTAACAAACAAGATATTCGGAAATCATTATGGCTAATTATTTCAATACCTTATCGCTACGTCAGCAGTTGAATCAACTGGCACAGTGTCGCTTTATGGAGCGCAGTGAGTTTGCGCAGGGATGTGCGTATCTGCAGGACAAGAACATCGTTATCGTCGGTTGCGGCGCTCAGGGTCTCAATCAGGGTTTAAACATGCGGGATTCGGGGCTGAATATCAGTTACGCCCTGCGTCAGTCTGCTATTGACCAGCAGCGCGAATCTTACCAGCGAGCGACCGACAATGGCTTTACGGTCGGCACCTACGATGCGCTGATTCCTGGCGCCGATGTGGTCTATAACCTGACCCCGGACAAACAACACGCCAACGTGGTCGAAACCGTGATGCCGTTGATGCAGCACGGTGCCACACTGGCCTACTCTCACGGTTTTAATATTGTGGAGGAAGGCCAGCAGATACGCAGCGATATCACCGTGGTGATGTGCGCGCCTAAATGTCCGGGGACCGAAGTCCGCGAAGAGTACAAGCGAGGATTTGGCGTACCCACCCTGATTGCGGTCCATCCGGAGAACGACCCTGAACAGTGTGGCTGGGAGATTGCCAAGGCCCTGGCCAGCGCCACCGGCGGTGACCGGGCAGGGGTTCTGGCCTCATCGTTTGTGGCCGAAGTAAAATCCGATTTGATGGGCGAGCAAACCATTTTGTGCGGCATGCAGCAAGTGGCGGCGGTACTCGGGTTTGAAAAAATGACCGCTGAGGGGATTGAGCCAGGTTATGCCGCAGCGCTGATTCAGTATGGTCTGGAGACCATTACCGAAGCGCTTAAAATCGGTGGCATCACCCACATGATGGATCGCTTGTCCAACCCGGCAAAAATCAAAGTCTTTGATATGGCTGATGAGCTTAAAGTATTGCTGCGCCCTTTGTTTGAAAAGCACCAGGACGACATCATCAGTGGTGAGTTTTCCCAGATGATGATGAAAGACTGGTCGAATGGTGATGAGAACTTGCATCGCTGGCGCGAAGAGACCGGCCGCTGCGGTTTTGAACAGGCCCCGCAATACGATGGCACCATCAGTGAGCAAGCCTTTTTTGATAAGGGCCTGGTACTGGTAGCGATGATCAAAGCCGGGGTTGAGCTGGCCTTTGATGTGATGGTGGAAGCCGGCATTCTGCCAGAATCAGCCTATTACGAGTCGCTGCACGAAACCCCACTGATCTCTAATACCATTGCCCGTAAACGGCTGTACGAAATGAATGTGGTGATTTCAGATACCGCGGAATATGGCAATTATTTGTTTGCCAATGCCGCCACACCATTACTGCGTGAACACTTTATGCCGGCCATCACCACCGCTGAGCTGGGCAAAGGCTTACAGCTGTCGTCAAACCAGGTAGACAATCGGCGCCTGGTAGAGGTTAATCAGGCCATTCGCGAACACGGAGTGGAGCGAATCGGTCAACAGCTTCGAGGCTATATGACCACGATGCAGGCCATTATTCAGGGCTAACCATTTCTGTCGTTAGGTGCTTTATAAAGCACTTTTGCCCGGCCAGTTTGGTCGGGCTTTTTCATTTCAGGCGTGCCTACCCGGCGGCTTTATCCCGGGCTTTATCACCAGTTTTTACCGCCACCCAGGCCAGCATAAAAAAGCCTAAAAAACCCAGGCCGATGGGGGTCAGGGTGGTCGTCAGAAAACTGTCTATAAACAATGCTACCGGCACCGCAATCATACTCGAAAACGAGCCGATAATAGCGGCGCCCAATCCGGCCATAGCGCCAAGTGGCTGCATCGCCATGGCATTGAGGTTACCAAATAAAATCCCGACGAAGAAAAACCCGCAAAACATAATTGTTAAGGTGGTGATTAACGGAGGCAAGCCAGAATAAGCCCAGATCACCGCACTGAAAACGAGGGCAAAAGTAATCACCCCGTACAGCGCCACATGCACCAGCTTACTCATTCCAAAACGCATCACCATGGTGCCATTAAAAAAGGACGCCAGCCCGATAGAAAATGCCAGGGTCGCAAAAATATACGGAAACCAGTCGCCGGTATGATAAATCTCCTGAAAAATAGTCTGAGAGGCACTTAAGTAAGCCAGAAAAGAACCAAAGATACAGCCCATGGCGATGGTGTAACCCATGACGGACATATGGGTCACAATAAAACGTGATGACCGCCAGAACTGATACCAGGAAAATGCCTTACGCCGGGCGGCTGGCAAGGTTTCAGGTTGACGCGCAAAAAACCAGCTACCGGCGATCACCGCCACCACCAGAAATAAACTGAAAATATGTTGCCATGAAAAGAAATACAACACCGTCTGACCGATAACCGGCGCCAGCATCGGTACCAGAATAAAGACCATCATGATGAATGACATCACCCGCGCCATCGCATCACCCACGTACAAATCGCGGATGATGGCCAGCGCGGCGATGCGCGGCCCCGAGACCCCAAAGGCCTGAATCAGTCGGCCCACCAGCATGGTTTGCATATCACTGGCCTGCATACACACCAGCGAACCTGCCACAAAAATACATAACCCCAACAAAATCGTCTGGCGCCGGCCCCGGGCATCGGCAAAGGGTCCAAAAAACAATTGCCCCACCGCCATGCCTGCAAAAAAGACCGACACAATTAAATGCGCCTCATGATCATCTTTTGCGTTCAGTGCCTGCCCGATTTGGGAAAGAGCCGGCAACATGGCGTCGATACTCAGCGCCACCAGCGAGGTCATCAGGGCCATTAAAGCCACAAATTCGTATAGCGACAGAGTGGGGGTTGTTGTGGTATCGGTAACCGGGTTAACCATTAAGGGCCTTTATCATGACAAGGCCGTTGCCTCACGCAGTGCGAGCACGACCAAACCCATTATGTTACACCATATCAGATACAATAATATGCGGATTTTATTGACATTATTTCTTCTTCTCCGGTCCCCGGGCAGCTTAGAGCTGCCTATAGGTACCCGCAATTATCAATAACAAAAGCGACCCCGTGGTGGTGCCCGGGGATGGCGGGTATAGCCGTTACCCCGGCCATTATCCACCACCCTGCCTTCGCCGGTAGCAGACTTACCGCAGATAGGTGGCCAGAAACCTCTCCATTTCTATAAATAACTTATGCCGGTTTGCCTGAATAGATAAATAGTGATCACCATTTTCCAGCTCTATGTAACGAAAATCGTCATGGCCGTTATCTTCAAGCTCCTCGGCCATATCACGGCTTTGCGACACCGGTACTGAGCGGTCTTCGTCACCATGGACCAGTAACAGCGGAGTCGTAATAGCCTCTGCCGCATAATAGGGTGAGCGGGCTTTTAAATCTGTGCTATCTGACCCCAGCTGATTTTTGATGTAATTGTAGGTCACGGTCCGACGCGAAGAACTGACTAATGTTTTGAGATTGGCCACTCCGGCAAAACTGATGGCGCAGCTAAATAACTCGGGGTTCTGACGGTCGCCATCATCGCCGCGTACCCCCCATAGCTGGCCCCCACAATACACAGCTTTTCCGCATCAGCCAGGCCTTCGTCTATCATCCATTGGGTCGCATCGGTGATGTCGTCCTGCATGGCCAGTCCCCAACCTTGCATCTGCGCCCGTGAAAAGGAAAACCCATAGCCGGAGGAGCCTCTGAAATTAGGCCGCAATACTGCATAGCCGCGACTGGTAAAATAGGCGGTCCAGTAATCAAAACCTGCATAATCCCGGGCGTCGGGACCGCCATGGGGATGGATAATAGTGGGATAAGGGGCGCTGCCGTGTTCAGGCAGCGTTAAATAGGCTTCTATTTCAAGCTTATCCCGGGTAGTGATGCTGTGCTTTTGATGCTGGGGGAAGGTGATGCTTTGCAGCTGCGGATACTGGTTAAACAATACCGTAAGTTTGTTATTCCGGGTGTCGCCCACACTGTAATACGGCGAACGGCCGTCTGCTTCTGAATATAAAACATAACGGGTCTCATCCTGGCTAAAACTCACCAGATAGTTTTCATAGCCAGGCATCGCCTGGTTAACCATTGCCTGCAAAGGCTCCCAGCGTTGGTCCCAGTAGTGTTTACCATTGGGGGCCTGGTCGTGGGTGATACCAATGGCGTCATTGGTTTTATTGGAATACAGCAGGCGGCCGTTGACATCATAGTTGTCATCGCTGAACACCAGCGTGGATTGCTGCGTACTGAGCTGCATCTTGTACAAGGCCAGATGATCGCCACGATAGGCACTGTAATATAAAATGTCAGGATCCAGCCCAAAACCCTGGGGGTAGAAGCCTTTTTCGTGCATGGCGTTGTAAGTAAAAAGCGGCTCCCAATCATCGTCTTTTTTCACCAGCACCCGGCGTTCACCCGTATCGTAATTATTGGTCACACCGAGGCGCAGACGCCCCTGCCGATCGGTCATCCAGGTGCGGATTTTACGTTTGGCGCGTTCTATCCGGGTTAGCTTATACGTATCCAGTGCTACCTTGTAGACCGACGGCAGATTTGGGGTTTCCATGTCCATGGCCATCAGGATGTGATTGGGGTCATCATCCAGCCAGTCCACCACGGTATCCATAAACTGAGGTACATGGTCCATCTTGCCGGAGGACAACAGGCGACTGACATTGGCCACCGGGCGCGGGCGCCCATCGGCCTTTAAATAATTAATCAAAAACATTTGCGTTCGGTAATAGCGCTTGCTGCGAATTTTTACTTCGTAGCGGGCACTGACCGCCAGGGTGTCTTTGTTGGCCCATTTGTACCAATTAATTTTAATTTTCTGGTTGTCAGACTGCAGCAGATAAAATGGCTTTTGCTTACCAAAATCATATACCTGCAAAATAGCTTTGGCTTGGTTGTTAACGGTGCTGTTCTGGATAAACGCCACCCGTTCGCCGTCAGGAGAGAGTTGCACATTCTGATATTGGGGTAAGGTACTAAATGCGGTTACCGGCATATCCATAGCCGGGGCGGCCATCAGCCCGCCCACCTTTACCAATATCAACACCAGCGCCGCGGTGATCCCGTGTAGACATCCTTTCATACTTCGTTCCCTGTGATAAACACTCAGTATCAGACACCTGTGCCTGGCGCCCATAATCCTAAAAATCCGTTCATCACATCATAGCGCCACTTTTTCCCCCTGCCTACTGTACCTGCCTATATTTGATCATGTCGGACCGCAGCGCCTGACCAGGCGGCTTTTATAATTGTGAGTTAAAACAAAAATATAAGAAACAAAATACAAATTTTTGTATACTCGGGGCAAACCGATAAATCCATCGTGCTGTAATAAACACAGGTGAAAAAATACGGTAACATCAACGCCGTTTTCGCATGGCGGGGCAGTTTTTCATGCATTCATATTCCGACAGCCGGGCTCGCCCCGTTGTCAGGCAATCTGCTTTAAGCGTTACGCCGGCTCCGCGTAATCCCATACAGTAACCAGAGGCTTCTTTAAAAATTTCATGAGATGGCTTAACGTGCATACAGCAATATTCGTCATTCTGAGTGCTTTGATGGCAGGATTTTCAGGCGTTGCTCAGGCTGAACTAAGCTTTGAAATTGAAGGCGTGGAACAAGACGAGCTGGAAGACAATATTCGGCTGCACCTTAATAGCCTGGATATTTCCCAGGATGCGCTCAACGACCCGTTTTGGCGCGAACAGCTGGCCCAGTCAGTCGCCACCGCGGTAGAACCCTTTGGCTACTACAACAGTGCCACGCTGGTGGAGCTGGCGCCCGACAACGAGGTTATCCTGCGAGTGTCGCTGGACACCCCTCTGGTCATTGCCAATGTGACCCGCGAAATTATTGGTCCCGGCCGCGCCGACCCTGAATTCCGACAAGTGTTTAACAGTTTTTCGCTGGCTGAAGGCGACACGCTGAATCAGCCGGTTTATGAACGGTTTAAATCCAATATGTTCAATTATGCCCTGTCTCATGGGTATTTTGATTTTCACTGGCAGGCCACCCGTCTCGATTTGGTTCGTGAAGACCGTGAAGCGAATATCTTGCTGATAGCCCAAAGTGGTCCGCAGTACCAGTTTGGCAAGATAAAACTGTTGGGCGATGATCGCGCCAGCGCGATTATCCAGCGCTTACGCCCCTTTGAACAAGGCCAGCCATATTCATCTAAAGTACTCACCGAATTTAATCGTCAGTTGAATCAGGCGGGATATTTTTCCCGGGTGATCGCCCGGCCGGTGGTCAGTGAGGCCGACAACTTACAGGTACCCATTGAAATCACCGTGGCGCATAAACCACGGGATAACTTCAACGTCGGTCTGGGTGCAGCAACGGATACCGGCCCGCGAGCCCGGTTAAAATGGCAACGCCCCTGGGTCAATGAAAATGGTCATTCCGCCTCAGCGGAGCTGTTTGTCTCGGCACCAGAACAATCGATAACCGCGGAATATCTGGTACCCATGGGCAACATTAAACGCGACTACCTGAAGTACGAAGCGGGTTATCAGTTTCTGGATTATTCTGACACCAATACTGAAAGTGAAACCTTGTCAGTCTCGGTCCACCGGATGGTGCAAGCCGATGATTCGCCCTGGCAGGACGATTATTCGTTAACCTATTTGCGTGAACAATACACCGTGGAGGACTCGCCATCACAAACCACCCAACTGGTGATGCCCGGTTACGCCATTCAGTATCTGGTCAAAGACGATCCGCTTAATATAACCCGGGGCAGCCTGTTTCGAACCGGCTTGCAGGTGGGTCAGGAAGGCCTGGGTTCTGATATTGATATTTTTAAAGCCGTGGCCGAAGCCCGCATTATCCGCACCTACCAGAAACACCGGCTGCTGATTCGTGCTGAAACCGGCATGCTGGCCACCAGTAACTTCGGGGAAGTTCCCGCGTCGTTGCGCTTTTATGCCGGTGGCGATCAAAGCATACGTGGTTTTGGTTATCGCGCGGTGGGGCCCGAAGAAGCCACTATTTTTGACCCCTCCACCGGCACCGAAGAAGATGCCGGGGGTAAATACCTGGCGACGGTGGGGTTGGAATACGCTTATCAGGTTTCTTCAAACTGGCGCGCAGCCGCATTTTTTGATGTGGGTACCGCCACCAATGAATTTGAAGAGGACCCCGCCTACGGAATTGGCCCGGGTGTACACTGGCTTTCGCCCATCGGACCGGTCCGATTATATCTGGCCCGGGGGTTTTCGCCTGAAGAAACCACCTGGCGCTTTCACTTTATGCTAGGCCCTGAATTATGAGAAAACGTCGTATCGCGGGCTGGATTCTGGCCCCCGTCATGGTGGTACTGGTTATTATCGGGATTGTGCTGAGCCCGCTGGGCAGCCCGGTTATCCGGCTCGCCGCTAATACCCTGGTGCCCGGCCTGAAAATTGAAAATATTCGCGGCTCCTTGCTGAGCGATTTTTCAGTGCAGCAACTGCACTGGGAAAA harbors:
- a CDS encoding multidrug effflux MFS transporter, coding for MVNPVTDTTTTPTLSLYEFVALMALMTSLVALSIDAMLPALSQIGQALNAKDDHEAHLIVSVFFAGMAVGQLFFGPFADARGRRQTILLGLCIFVAGSLVCMQASDMQTMLVGRLIQAFGVSGPRIAALAIIRDLYVGDAMARVMSFIMMVFILVPMLAPVIGQTVLYFFSWQHIFSLFLVVAVIAGSWFFARQPETLPAARRKAFSWYQFWRSSRFIVTHMSVMGYTIAMGCIFGSFLAYLSASQTIFQEIYHTGDWFPYIFATLAFSIGLASFFNGTMVMRFGMSKLVHVALYGVITFALVFSAVIWAYSGLPPLITTLTIMFCGFFFVGILFGNLNAMAMQPLGAMAGLGAAIIGSFSSMIAVPVALFIDSFLTTTLTPIGLGFLGFFMLAWVAVKTGDKARDKAAG
- the ilvC gene encoding ketol-acid reductoisomerase; the encoded protein is MANYFNTLSLRQQLNQLAQCRFMERSEFAQGCAYLQDKNIVIVGCGAQGLNQGLNMRDSGLNISYALRQSAIDQQRESYQRATDNGFTVGTYDALIPGADVVYNLTPDKQHANVVETVMPLMQHGATLAYSHGFNIVEEGQQIRSDITVVMCAPKCPGTEVREEYKRGFGVPTLIAVHPENDPEQCGWEIAKALASATGGDRAGVLASSFVAEVKSDLMGEQTILCGMQQVAAVLGFEKMTAEGIEPGYAAALIQYGLETITEALKIGGITHMMDRLSNPAKIKVFDMADELKVLLRPLFEKHQDDIISGEFSQMMMKDWSNGDENLHRWREETGRCGFEQAPQYDGTISEQAFFDKGLVLVAMIKAGVELAFDVMVEAGILPESAYYESLHETPLISNTIARKRLYEMNVVISDTAEYGNYLFANAATPLLREHFMPAITTAELGKGLQLSSNQVDNRRLVEVNQAIREHGVERIGQQLRGYMTTMQAIIQG
- a CDS encoding autotransporter assembly complex protein TamA; protein product: MHTAIFVILSALMAGFSGVAQAELSFEIEGVEQDELEDNIRLHLNSLDISQDALNDPFWREQLAQSVATAVEPFGYYNSATLVELAPDNEVILRVSLDTPLVIANVTREIIGPGRADPEFRQVFNSFSLAEGDTLNQPVYERFKSNMFNYALSHGYFDFHWQATRLDLVREDREANILLIAQSGPQYQFGKIKLLGDDRASAIIQRLRPFEQGQPYSSKVLTEFNRQLNQAGYFSRVIARPVVSEADNLQVPIEITVAHKPRDNFNVGLGAATDTGPRARLKWQRPWVNENGHSASAELFVSAPEQSITAEYLVPMGNIKRDYLKYEAGYQFLDYSDTNTESETLSVSVHRMVQADDSPWQDDYSLTYLREQYTVEDSPSQTTQLVMPGYAIQYLVKDDPLNITRGSLFRTGLQVGQEGLGSDIDIFKAVAEARIIRTYQKHRLLIRAETGMLATSNFGEVPASLRFYAGGDQSIRGFGYRAVGPEEATIFDPSTGTEEDAGGKYLATVGLEYAYQVSSNWRAAAFFDVGTATNEFEEDPAYGIGPGVHWLSPIGPVRLYLARGFSPEETTWRFHFMLGPEL
- a CDS encoding alpha/beta hydrolase family protein, which produces MANLKTLVSSSRRTVTYNYIKNQLGSDSTDLKARSPYYAAEAITTPLLLVHGDEDRSVPVSQSRDMAEELEDNGHDDFRYIELENGDHYLSIQANRHKLFIEMERFLATYLR
- a CDS encoding alpha/beta hydrolase family protein — its product is MKGCLHGITAALVLILVKVGGLMAAPAMDMPVTAFSTLPQYQNVQLSPDGERVAFIQNSTVNNQAKAILQVYDFGKQKPFYLLQSDNQKIKINWYKWANKDTLAVSARYEVKIRSKRYYRTQMFLINYLKADGRPRPVANVSRLLSSGKMDHVPQFMDTVVDWLDDDPNHILMAMDMETPNLPSVYKVALDTYKLTRIERAKRKIRTWMTDRQGRLRLGVTNNYDTGERRVLVKKDDDWEPLFTYNAMHEKGFYPQGFGLDPDILYYSAYRGDHLALYKMQLSTQQSTLVFSDDNYDVNGRLLYSNKTNDAIGITHDQAPNGKHYWDQRWEPLQAMVNQAMPGYENYLVSFSQDETRYVLYSEADGRSPYYSVGDTRNNKLTVLFNQYPQLQSITFPQHQKHSITTRDKLEIEAYLTLPEHGSAPYPTIIHPHGGPDARDYAGFDYWTAYFTSRGYAVLRPNFRGSSGYGFSFSRAQMQGWGLAMQDDITDATQWMIDEGLADAEKLCIVGASYGGYAAMMATVRTPSYLAAPSVLPEWPISKH
- the ilvY gene encoding HTH-type transcriptional activator IlvY — translated: MDFRSLQLFTHLASSLHFGHTAQAMYVSASTLSRSIQRLEEECGTTLFVRDNRKVALTHAGHKLLAFSQQVLGEWQSLRSELQHDSVTLQGELSLFCSVTASQSHLPGLLQRFRLQHPGVDIRLLTGDPARAIDSVKQQQCDVSIAIHTPDFPPDLSFTALDNVPLVLIAPRDWRLTQLEHIDWRRHQLIMPEHGPTRRSVYHWFAEQGIRPDVYASVGGNEAIVSMVAFGCGVGFVPKVVVEHSTMAGQVSQINVADIAPYALGLCCLHSRRHEPLINALLQLELN